The Parus major isolate Abel chromosome 4, Parus_major1.1, whole genome shotgun sequence genome has a window encoding:
- the SMIM20 gene encoding small integral membrane protein 20 isoform X1 yields the protein MAGLSRTLGIFGAFVAVVGAAFYPIYFRPLLLPEEYSESLRGGSCLGSPMARSVPGLGGRLGLLLEKEQSINRAGIVQEDIQPAGLKVWSNPFGRK from the exons ATGGCCGGGCTGTCCCGCACGCTCGGCATCTTCGGCGCCTTCGTGGCCGTGGTGGGAGCCGCCTTTTACCCCATTTATTTCCggccgctgctgctgccggaGGAGTACAGTGAGTCCCTGCGCGGGGGGAGCTGTCTGGGCTCGCCTATGGCGCGGTCTGTGCCCGGGCTTGGGGgaaggctggggctgctgctcg agaaagaacAGTCAATAAACCGAGCTGGTATTGTTCAAGAGGATATTCAGCCTGCAG GGTTAAAAGTGTGGTCGAATCCATTTGGAAGAAAGTGA
- the SMIM20 gene encoding small integral membrane protein 20 isoform X2 gives MAGLSRTLGIFGAFVAVVGAAFYPIYFRPLLLPEEYKKEQSINRAGIVQEDIQPAGLKVWSNPFGRK, from the exons ATGGCCGGGCTGTCCCGCACGCTCGGCATCTTCGGCGCCTTCGTGGCCGTGGTGGGAGCCGCCTTTTACCCCATTTATTTCCggccgctgctgctgccggaGGAGTACA agaaagaacAGTCAATAAACCGAGCTGGTATTGTTCAAGAGGATATTCAGCCTGCAG GGTTAAAAGTGTGGTCGAATCCATTTGGAAGAAAGTGA